The following are encoded together in the Thermodesulfovibrionales bacterium genome:
- a CDS encoding sigma-54 dependent transcriptional regulator produces the protein MDTILIIEDKESMLRMLDELLKEEGFNVIKATDGPEALKKIKDEKIEVILTDLRLPSMDGIEILREVKAIDPSIPVIVMTAYGSIETAVEAMKLGASDFITKPFNPDHLLVVIKKVLDSRKLLRENMLLKEETSRKMPVIIGKSPLMVELMQKVHKVARTKTTVLIQGESGTGKELIAKAIHYLSDRSENPFVTINCAAIPRELLESELFGYEKGAFTGADSRKPGKFELADRGTIFLDEIGEMELTLQAKILRIIEDGMLERIGSVKPLPVDVRIIAASNRDLASEVSRGRFREDLFYRLNVFPLYVPPLRERKEDIPLLVEHFLKKFSKELKQPLKNVSKEAMELLLSYNWKGNVRELENTIERALILSDGDSIRPEHISIFPHNTQPEGLFELIPMDGALEDTSKAALRIAESERIKRALRQTGGNKLKAAEILKVSYKTLLTKIKEYNLE, from the coding sequence ATGGATACCATTCTTATAATAGAAGATAAGGAATCCATGCTCAGGATGCTGGATGAACTCTTGAAGGAAGAGGGGTTTAATGTTATAAAGGCCACTGATGGCCCTGAGGCATTAAAGAAAATAAAAGATGAAAAGATAGAGGTTATACTGACAGATCTCAGGCTTCCCTCAATGGACGGTATAGAAATACTCAGGGAGGTGAAGGCAATTGATCCATCCATACCTGTGATAGTCATGACAGCCTATGGCTCCATAGAAACAGCTGTAGAGGCAATGAAACTCGGAGCCTCTGATTTCATAACAAAGCCTTTTAATCCAGACCATCTGCTTGTAGTTATAAAAAAAGTCCTTGACTCAAGAAAACTCCTAAGAGAAAACATGCTTCTTAAGGAAGAGACATCAAGAAAGATGCCAGTGATAATCGGGAAGAGCCCGCTGATGGTAGAATTGATGCAAAAGGTTCATAAAGTTGCGAGGACAAAGACTACTGTTCTTATACAGGGGGAATCAGGCACAGGAAAGGAATTAATCGCAAAGGCAATACATTATCTAAGTGACAGGTCAGAAAATCCATTTGTGACTATTAATTGTGCTGCCATACCAAGGGAGCTTCTTGAATCAGAGCTTTTTGGTTATGAAAAAGGCGCCTTCACAGGAGCTGACTCAAGAAAGCCAGGAAAATTTGAACTTGCTGACAGGGGCACCATATTTCTTGATGAGATCGGTGAGATGGAGTTAACACTGCAGGCAAAGATTCTCAGGATCATAGAGGATGGTATGCTTGAAAGAATAGGAAGTGTAAAACCTCTTCCCGTTGATGTCAGGATAATTGCAGCATCAAATAGAGACCTTGCCTCCGAGGTATCAAGAGGAAGGTTCAGGGAGGATCTTTTTTACAGATTAAATGTCTTTCCACTTTATGTACCACCTCTCAGGGAGAGGAAGGAGGACATCCCCTTACTTGTTGAACATTTTTTAAAGAAATTCTCTAAGGAGCTAAAACAACCCCTGAAGAATGTCTCGAAGGAGGCAATGGAGCTACTGCTTTCTTATAACTGGAAGGGAAATGTTAGGGAACTTGAAAACACTATAGAAAGGGCATTGATTCTATCAGATGGAGATTCGATCAGGCCAGAACATATATCTATCTTCCCTCATAATACTCAGCCTGAAGGACTTTTCGAACTCATTCCAATGGATGGAGCACTTGAGGATACATCAAAGGCAGCACTAAGGATTGCTGAGTCAGAAAGGATTAAGAGAGCACTCAGGCAGACAGGAGGAAATAAACTCAAAGCAGCTGAGATATTGAAGGTCAGTTACAAGACCCTTCTTACTAAGATAAAGGAATACAATCTGGAATAA
- the mtnP gene encoding S-methyl-5'-thioadenosine phosphorylase produces the protein MPTGIIAGSGLYEISGFETIEIKKINTPFGDPSDSYRIGRLNGHEVIFLPRHGSPHRIPPHRVNYRANIWGFRELGVERIISVSAVGGISNRLKPGDLVILDQIIDMTFGARQSTFYDNEVVHVDFTEPYCPELRRYLIDAAEVSDLDVHPSGTYVAVNGPRLETRAEIAYFKLIGADVVGMTAMPETVLARELEICFGGIAVVTNYAAGISKKKLTTTEVIENMRDANRKIIEIIRHSLSGIERERNCPCKESLKEARL, from the coding sequence ATGCCTACAGGCATTATAGCTGGAAGTGGACTTTATGAGATTTCGGGCTTCGAGACCATTGAGATAAAGAAGATTAATACCCCCTTCGGTGATCCATCAGATTCTTACAGAATAGGAAGACTCAACGGTCACGAAGTAATCTTTCTTCCAAGACACGGTTCGCCCCACAGGATCCCACCTCACAGAGTAAATTACAGGGCTAATATATGGGGATTCAGGGAACTGGGTGTTGAGAGGATAATTTCTGTCAGTGCAGTTGGTGGCATAAGTAACAGGCTTAAACCTGGTGATTTAGTTATTCTTGATCAGATCATAGATATGACCTTTGGAGCAAGACAAAGCACCTTTTATGACAATGAGGTTGTCCATGTGGATTTCACAGAACCCTACTGTCCTGAGCTCAGAAGATATCTTATTGATGCTGCTGAGGTATCGGATCTCGATGTCCATCCATCAGGAACCTATGTGGCTGTAAATGGACCAAGGCTTGAGACAAGGGCTGAGATAGCCTATTTCAAGCTTATAGGTGCAGATGTTGTCGGCATGACAGCAATGCCAGAGACTGTGCTCGCAAGGGAGCTTGAAATATGTTTTGGAGGGATTGCTGTTGTTACCAATTATGCAGCGGGAATATCTAAGAAAAAACTCACAACCACTGAGGTTATAGAAAATATGAGGGATGCAAACAGAAAGATAATTGAGATCATCAGGCACTCTTTATCTGGTATTGAACGTGAAAGGAACTGTCCGTGCAAGGAAAGTCTTAAGGAAGCCAGGCTCTGA